The following proteins come from a genomic window of Triticum aestivum cultivar Chinese Spring chromosome 6A, IWGSC CS RefSeq v2.1, whole genome shotgun sequence:
- the LOC123128352 gene encoding membrane-anchored ubiquitin-fold protein 3 isoform X2, whose translation MAGGKEPIEVKFRLFDGTDIGPSKYDPATTVSALKDFILARWPQDKEITPKTVNDLKLINGGKILENNRTLAESRVTIGEVPGGVITMHVVVRPPQVDKNQKQLGNSPKQNRCGCTIL comes from the exons ATGGCCGGCGGGAAGGAGCCGATCGAGGTCAAGTTCCGGCTCTTCGACGGCACGGACATCGGCCCCAGCAAGTACGACCCCGCCACCACCGTCTCCGCGCTCAAGGACTTCATCCTCGCCCGGTGGCCGCAAG ATAAGGAAATAACTCCAAAAACTGTCAATGACCTGAAGCTCATCAATGGTGGAAAGATATTGGAGAATAACCGGACACTTGCCGAGTCGCGTGTTACAATAGGAGAGGTCCCTGGAGGTGTAATTACAATGCATGTGGTAGTGCGCCCTCCACAAGTTGACAAAAACC AGAAGCAGCTGGGCAATTCCCCCAAGCAGAACAGATGCGGATGCACCATACTGTGA
- the LOC123130960 gene encoding uncharacterized protein, with protein sequence MLLSVSRSADKFAPLAGLRSLLAPDPVAAGVVTRTMIPASPPTRGEADPEEGVDEEDEGCWVSYGRREPGRRRLPPPIPSLAGRSGLRRARTEDRRLVISKVRVMRPDYYVRARRVRGGRLLMRLVEREDDCPSHPLPAPGCAREGDADRADEAMAVQRDVVDDEQAAAAPATMPAAGCFEDVVKYQYAIGSSPLHQMPLLRMVH encoded by the coding sequence ATGCTGCTGTCCGTCTCCCGCTCCGCCGACAAGTTCGCCCCCCTCGCCGGCCTCCGCTCgctgctcgcccccgaccccgtcgccgcggGCGTCGTGACGCGGACGATGATCCCCGCGTCGCCGCCGACGCGCGGCGAGGCCGATCCGGAGGAGGGcgtcgacgaggaggacgagggctgCTGGGTCTCGTACGGCCGGCGGGAGCCCGGAcggcgccgcctgccgccgccgatcCCGTCGCTGGCGGGCCGTAGCGGTCTGCGCCGGGCGCGCACCGAGGACAGGAGGCTCGTCATCAGCAAGGTGCGCGTCATGCGGCCGGACTACTACGTCCGAGCGCGCCGCGTGCGCGGCGGCCGCCTCCTCATGCGCCTCGTCGAGCGCGAGGACGACTGCCCCAGCCATCCGCTCCCGGCACCCGGCTGCGCCCGCGAAGGCGACGCTGATCGGGCCGACGAAGCTATGGCGGTGCAGAGAGACGTAGTCGATGACGAGCAGGCGGCTGCGGCACCGGCGACGATGCCCGCAGCTGGATGCTTCGAGGACGTGGTTAAGTACCAGTACGCCATCGGTAGCAGCCCGCTGCACCAGATGCCCTTGCTGAGGATGGTTCATTGA
- the LOC123128353 gene encoding tRNA (carboxymethyluridine(34)-5-O)-methyltransferase has protein sequence MIQIFSRIAARSPRRATSASRPSSSKHHPGQFSRCSPAYRGITTISTSNPMRSGDGNSEGQDAPLAEGKDRGCSPGVQSTPDIEKKYVHRVYDAIAPHFSSTRFAKWPKVAGFLNSLRPGSVVLDAGCGNGKYLGFNPECFYIGCDISPPLIEICAGRGHEVFVADVVNLPYRESVADAAISIAVLHHLSTEDRRRKAIEELIRVVKRGGLVLITVWAVEQEDKLLLNKWTPLCDKYNEEWVDPSSPMVRNKSATTLDSIEETDEDMRAIKQTDDQLKNSFDGLEDKTLIMDEHDKTQQEYFVPWHLPFHRAEIGGASAVALQNGLAKKDDKKGTVVYNRYYHIFVEGELQRLVAGMKNAAITDQFYDKSNWCIVLEKL, from the exons ATGATCCAGATATTTTCGAGGATAGCAGCAAGAAGCCCTCGCCGCGCCACCTCCGCATCGCGTCCGAGTAGCTCGAAGCATCATCCGGGGCAATTCTCTCGTTGTAGCCCAGCTTACCGAGGTATTACTACCATTAGCACCAGCAATCCAATGAGGTCTGGTGATGGAAATTCGGAAGGCCAGGACGCACCCCTCGCCGAGGGGAAGGACCGCGGCTGCTCCCCAGGTGTCCAGTCCACCCCGGACATCGAGAAGAAGTACGTGCACCGCGTCTACGACGCCATAGCCCCTCACTTCAGCTCCACGCGGTTCGCCAAGTGGCCCAAGGTCGCGGGGTTCCTGAACTCGCTGAGGCCAGGGTCTGTCGTGCTGGATGCCGGCTGCGGCAACGGCAAGTACCTGGGCTTCAATCCCGAATGCTTCTACATAGGCTGCGATATAAGCCCGCCGCTTATAGAGATATGCGCGGGGAGGGGGCACGAGGTGTTTGTCGCTGATGTCGTCAACCTCCCGTACAGGGAAAGTGTTGCTGACGCCGCGATTTCGATTGCGGTGTTGCATCATCTGAGTACCGAGGACAGGCGGAGGAAAGCCATAGAGGAGTTGATCCGTGTTGTCAAGAGGGGGGGTCTTGTGCTGATCACTGTCTGGGCTGTGGAGCAGGAAGACAAGTTGCTTCTTAACAAGTGGACTCCCTTGTGCGACAAGTATAATGAAGAGTGGGTTGATCCCAGCAGTCCCATGGTGCGTAACAAATCTGCTACTACGCTAGATAGCATTGAAGAGACTGATGAAGACATGCGCGCCATCAAGCAAACAGATGATCAGCTGAAAAATAGTTTTGATGGTTTGGAGGATAAGACCTTAATTATGGATGAGCATGACAAAACCCAGCAGGAGTACTTTGTTCCTTGGCATCTACCATTTCACCGAGCAGAAATTGGCGGCGCATCTGCTGTTGCTCTACAGAATGGATTGGCAAAGAAAGATGATAAGAAGGGCACTGTGGTCTACAACCGTTATTATCACATTTTTGTCGAAGGAGAACTTCAAAG GCTAGTTGCTGGCATGAAAAATGCAGCCATCACCGACCAATTCTACGACAAATCGAACTGGTGCATAGTTCTGGAGAAGCTTTGA
- the LOC123128352 gene encoding membrane-anchored ubiquitin-fold protein 3 isoform X1, with protein sequence MAGGKEPIEVKFRLFDGTDIGPSKYDPATTVSALKDFILARWPQDKEITPKTVNDLKLINGGKILENNRTLAESRVTIGEVPGGVITMHVVVRPPQVDKNREKQLGNSPKQNRCGCTIL encoded by the exons ATGGCCGGCGGGAAGGAGCCGATCGAGGTCAAGTTCCGGCTCTTCGACGGCACGGACATCGGCCCCAGCAAGTACGACCCCGCCACCACCGTCTCCGCGCTCAAGGACTTCATCCTCGCCCGGTGGCCGCAAG ATAAGGAAATAACTCCAAAAACTGTCAATGACCTGAAGCTCATCAATGGTGGAAAGATATTGGAGAATAACCGGACACTTGCCGAGTCGCGTGTTACAATAGGAGAGGTCCCTGGAGGTGTAATTACAATGCATGTGGTAGTGCGCCCTCCACAAGTTGACAAAAACCGTG AGAAGCAGCTGGGCAATTCCCCCAAGCAGAACAGATGCGGATGCACCATACTGTGA